One genomic region from Stutzerimonas decontaminans encodes:
- a CDS encoding AraC family transcriptional regulator, whose protein sequence is MLNARLLRLDDQTHQHAHDYHQLVMSLSGRAEFEVNGTGGEVCRMRACLVPGDADHGFAGMGDNRMLIIDLDEQDVGTEDPELLARLFEAPRYPALDADFQNLLAYAGAELARYGSDPLLARALGGVLLRALHLRLFGESVQRPTGPLDLQRLDNHIQDNLARRITVAELAQVVCLSPSHFHAQFKDCVGLTPHQYLLKTRLDRAARLLRETPLPLVRIAEECGFSSQSALTTATRRYLGLTPRGLRKSDS, encoded by the coding sequence ATGCTCAACGCCCGTCTGCTTCGCCTGGATGACCAGACTCATCAGCACGCCCACGACTATCACCAGCTGGTGATGTCGCTTTCTGGGCGCGCGGAATTCGAGGTCAACGGCACGGGCGGCGAAGTCTGTCGGATGCGCGCCTGTCTGGTGCCGGGTGATGCCGATCATGGTTTCGCCGGCATGGGCGACAACCGCATGCTGATCATCGATCTCGACGAGCAGGATGTCGGCACCGAAGACCCGGAGCTGCTGGCCCGGCTGTTCGAAGCGCCGCGCTATCCAGCGCTGGATGCCGATTTCCAGAACCTGCTGGCCTACGCCGGTGCCGAGCTGGCGCGCTACGGCAGCGACCCGCTACTGGCCCGAGCGCTGGGCGGCGTGTTGTTGCGGGCGTTGCACTTGCGACTGTTCGGCGAGTCCGTGCAACGCCCGACCGGGCCGCTCGATCTGCAACGGCTGGACAACCATATTCAGGACAATCTGGCGCGGCGCATCACCGTCGCCGAGCTGGCCCAGGTGGTCTGCCTCAGCCCCAGCCACTTCCACGCCCAGTTCAAGGATTGCGTCGGCCTTACGCCGCACCAGTACCTGCTCAAGACCCGCCTCGACCGTGCCGCCCGCCTGCTGCGCGAAACGCCCCTGCCACTGGTACGGATTGCCGAGGAGTGCGGCTTCTCCAGTCAGAGCGCACTGACCACGGCGACCCGCCGCTACCTCGGTTTGACCCCTCGCGGATTGCGCAAGTCCGACTCCTGA